In Notamacropus eugenii isolate mMacEug1 chromosome 1, mMacEug1.pri_v2, whole genome shotgun sequence, one genomic interval encodes:
- the WFDC3 gene encoding WAP four-disulfide core domain protein 3 isoform X2, whose protein sequence is MKPTLLSPFLMFLIFSLLLPPLMGSFLFKGPTKTSHKNASPSPLDSIDPFSSTDNTTEPPADIGITLKDSAAKLPEKPGLCPKDLLPCQELCHGDDSCPYGQKCCSTGCGHICQGNIEGGRAGHCPLVLQSLCIMGCKTDDSCPDGEKCCKSGCGQFCRAPILVQNSTQIPEEEPAPQNFTETPIPEIPAVPETQVN, encoded by the exons ATGAAGCCCACCCTGCTGAGCCCCTTCCTGATGTTCCTAATCTTCTCACTGCTGCTACCTCCACTGATGGGGAGCTTCCTTTTCAAAG GTCCTACAAAGACATCCCATAAAAATGCTTCACCTTCTCCCCTGGATTCGATTGACCCATTTAGTAGTACTGACAACACCACAGAGCCTCCTGCAGATATAGGGATCACTTTAAAGGATTCAGCTGCAAAGTTACCAG AAAAACCAGGCCTATGCCCTAAGGATCTCCTTCCATGTCAGGAGTTATGCCATGGAGATGATTCCTGCCCCTATGGCCAGAAATGCTGCAGCACAGGCTGTGGGCACATATGCCAGGGAAACATTGAAGGAG GGCGGGCTGGCCATTGtccacttgtcctccagagccttTGCATAATGGGCTGCAAAACTGATGACAGCTGTCCAGATGGAGAGAAATGCTGCAAGTCTGGCTGTGGCCAGTTCTGTAGAGCCCCTATCCTAGTTCAAAACTCCACCCAGATTCCTGAGGAGGAACCTGCCCCTCAAAACTTTACAGAGACTCCAATCCCTGAAATACCTGCAG TTCCAGAAACCCAGGTGAACTAG
- the WFDC3 gene encoding WAP four-disulfide core domain protein 3 isoform X1: MKPTLLSPFLMFLIFSLLLPPLMGSFLFKGRPSPTKTSHKNASPSPLDSIDPFSSTDNTTEPPADIGITLKDSAAKLPEKPGLCPKDLLPCQELCHGDDSCPYGQKCCSTGCGHICQGNIEGGRAGHCPLVLQSLCIMGCKTDDSCPDGEKCCKSGCGQFCRAPILVQNSTQIPEEEPAPQNFTETPIPEIPAVPETQVN, encoded by the exons ATGAAGCCCACCCTGCTGAGCCCCTTCCTGATGTTCCTAATCTTCTCACTGCTGCTACCTCCACTGATGGGGAGCTTCCTTTTCAAAG GACGCCCAA GTCCTACAAAGACATCCCATAAAAATGCTTCACCTTCTCCCCTGGATTCGATTGACCCATTTAGTAGTACTGACAACACCACAGAGCCTCCTGCAGATATAGGGATCACTTTAAAGGATTCAGCTGCAAAGTTACCAG AAAAACCAGGCCTATGCCCTAAGGATCTCCTTCCATGTCAGGAGTTATGCCATGGAGATGATTCCTGCCCCTATGGCCAGAAATGCTGCAGCACAGGCTGTGGGCACATATGCCAGGGAAACATTGAAGGAG GGCGGGCTGGCCATTGtccacttgtcctccagagccttTGCATAATGGGCTGCAAAACTGATGACAGCTGTCCAGATGGAGAGAAATGCTGCAAGTCTGGCTGTGGCCAGTTCTGTAGAGCCCCTATCCTAGTTCAAAACTCCACCCAGATTCCTGAGGAGGAACCTGCCCCTCAAAACTTTACAGAGACTCCAATCCCTGAAATACCTGCAG TTCCAGAAACCCAGGTGAACTAG